The proteins below come from a single Mucilaginibacter mali genomic window:
- a CDS encoding glycoside hydrolase family 73 protein — protein MKKTVLLTILVSVALCVSAQNKPKNTSQSYIEKFKDNAIEIMHQSGIPASIILGIAMHESGSGNSAIAQNLNNQFGMKGGGTSVYYKNKKKVRSAYKAYDSILDSFQDFARVITEKKKFAHLADQLTSTDYVGWVKGIERAGYASSKKWGRDVLAIINKYNLNSLDAKTDSTEFTQAPVKDQQ, from the coding sequence ATGAAGAAAACAGTACTACTTACCATTTTAGTGTCCGTTGCACTGTGCGTTTCCGCGCAGAACAAACCCAAAAACACTTCGCAATCGTACATCGAAAAGTTTAAGGACAATGCTATTGAAATTATGCACCAGAGCGGCATCCCCGCCAGCATTATTTTAGGCATCGCCATGCACGAGAGCGGCAGCGGTAACAGCGCCATCGCGCAAAACCTCAACAACCAGTTTGGTATGAAAGGTGGCGGCACATCGGTATATTATAAAAATAAAAAGAAGGTACGATCGGCCTACAAAGCCTACGACTCGATATTAGATTCGTTCCAGGATTTTGCCCGCGTTATTACCGAGAAGAAAAAATTCGCCCACCTGGCCGATCAGCTAACCAGTACCGATTATGTGGGCTGGGTGAAAGGTATCGAGCGTGCCGGCTATGCCAGCAGCAAAAAATGGGGCAGGGATGTATTGGCCATCATCAACAAATACAACCTCAACTCGCTTGATGCAAAGACCGACAGCACCGAATTTACACAGGCCCCGGTTAAAGATCAACAATAA
- the ruvX gene encoding Holliday junction resolvase RuvX codes for MRLMAFDYGTKRIGIAVTDPLQIIATGLDTVHPNVIIDYLKKYMATEPVERFIVGEPKQMDNTPSQSAQHVRGFVNLLKKQFPEIPISMLDERFTSKMASAAILAGGANKKTRQDKGLVDTVSAVILLQSWMEDIRYK; via the coding sequence ATGAGACTAATGGCCTTCGATTACGGCACCAAACGTATCGGCATTGCCGTTACCGACCCGCTGCAAATTATTGCTACCGGGCTGGATACTGTGCACCCCAACGTGATCATCGATTACCTGAAGAAATATATGGCAACCGAGCCGGTGGAACGCTTTATTGTTGGCGAACCGAAGCAGATGGACAATACCCCCTCGCAATCGGCGCAGCATGTACGCGGCTTTGTGAATTTATTGAAGAAACAATTCCCGGAGATACCCATATCGATGCTGGATGAGCGCTTTACCTCGAAGATGGCCTCGGCGGCTATACTGGCCGGCGGGGCTAATAAAAAAACAAGGCAGGATAAGGGATTGGTGGATACGGTGTCGGCTGTTATTTTGCTGCAATCTTGGATGGAGGATATCAGATATAAATAG
- a CDS encoding acyltransferase family protein encodes MSTTHRIAEIDGLRGIAALMVCLLHFNLFKYGGTGVQLFFMISGFVIYMSTVYANTFKRFWIGRFTRLYPVYLLSIVITLIFYPVNFKAIRINEIIGNLTLLQPLFRANFLIFVYWTLYIEILFYFLISILLKFKLLAEIEKVILCLYCLIATTTIIYILIGDSSPVYTRYFVIFRGIVQVYSFFHLFAAGIVFYRIYHHGATRFRVLLIILSFLMTLLLTYDTVEKTLDLTDKRIISALIFYPAFILIVNRKAAFLNYSPLQFLGKISYALYVIHASFGVWLRDLLLPRTGLVAAGLISLVFTILFSYIITRFYDEPIRAALKRYFKKA; translated from the coding sequence ATGTCAACCACTCACCGTATTGCCGAAATAGATGGCCTAAGGGGCATAGCCGCTTTAATGGTATGCCTTTTACATTTCAATTTGTTTAAATATGGCGGCACAGGGGTCCAACTTTTCTTTATGATAAGTGGCTTTGTGATATATATGTCCACAGTGTACGCAAACACTTTCAAACGGTTTTGGATCGGTCGTTTTACACGCTTATATCCCGTTTATTTACTATCTATTGTTATCACGCTCATCTTTTACCCGGTCAATTTTAAAGCCATCCGCATAAACGAGATTATTGGCAATTTAACTTTGCTTCAACCATTATTCAGGGCTAACTTTTTGATATTTGTTTACTGGACCCTCTACATTGAAATACTGTTTTATTTCCTGATCAGTATATTGCTAAAGTTTAAGCTATTAGCGGAAATTGAAAAAGTAATATTGTGTTTATATTGCCTGATAGCCACAACAACAATTATATATATACTAATAGGCGATAGCAGCCCCGTATACACCCGGTATTTTGTTATTTTTCGTGGTATAGTACAGGTGTATAGTTTTTTTCATTTGTTTGCGGCGGGCATCGTTTTTTACCGGATATATCACCATGGCGCAACCCGTTTTAGGGTGTTATTGATTATACTTTCGTTTTTAATGACACTATTGCTTACCTACGATACGGTAGAAAAAACTTTAGACCTTACCGACAAGCGGATCATATCAGCCCTTATATTTTATCCGGCATTCATTTTAATTGTTAATCGTAAAGCCGCGTTTTTAAATTACAGCCCCCTGCAGTTTTTGGGTAAAATATCTTACGCGCTATATGTAATACATGCCTCGTTTGGTGTGTGGTTAAGGGATTTGCTTTTGCCGCGTACCGGCCTGGTTGCGGCGGGTTTAATTAGCCTGGTGTTCACTATATTATTTTCCTACATCATTACGCGTTTTTACGATGAACCAATAAGGGCAGCGCTAAAAAGATATTTTAAAAAGGCATAA
- a CDS encoding O-methyltransferase: MEILPEDLQLYLDTHIDAEPEALQKINRDTYLKVLKPHMLSGHYQGRLLSMLSKMISPKRILEIGTFTGYATICLAEGLTEDGFIDTIEVNPELEETLRGNFSLTNVEKKIRLHIGPAAAVIADFDDQPFDLVFIDADKKNNLLYFDLILEKVRPGGLIIIDNVLWKGKVYGDASDTDTKLIRELNDSIAANPQVEKLILPVRDGVLLIRKR, encoded by the coding sequence ATGGAGATACTACCCGAAGACCTGCAACTATACTTAGATACCCATATCGATGCGGAGCCTGAAGCCCTGCAAAAGATAAACCGTGATACGTATCTGAAAGTACTGAAGCCTCACATGCTATCGGGCCATTACCAGGGCCGGCTGTTGAGCATGCTGAGCAAAATGATTTCTCCAAAGCGCATTTTAGAGATCGGCACCTTTACCGGATATGCCACTATTTGCCTTGCCGAGGGGCTTACCGAAGATGGCTTTATAGATACTATTGAAGTGAACCCCGAGCTGGAAGAAACTCTGCGCGGCAACTTCTCGCTAACAAATGTGGAAAAAAAGATCAGGCTCCATATCGGCCCTGCCGCTGCCGTAATAGCCGATTTTGACGATCAGCCCTTTGATCTGGTGTTTATTGATGCGGATAAAAAGAATAATTTGCTTTACTTTGACCTCATACTTGAAAAAGTAAGACCGGGAGGTTTAATTATAATTGATAATGTTTTGTGGAAAGGTAAGGTGTATGGCGATGCCAGCGACACCGATACAAAGCTGATCCGCGAATTGAATGACAGCATTGCTGCCAACCCGCAGGTGGAGAAACTCATACTCCCCGTACGCGATGGCGTATTGCTCATCAGAAAAAGGTAA
- a CDS encoding alpha/beta fold hydrolase, whose translation MLKLLTTAFAMFIFSQLFAQNTGGHTSVDNGYNLDFEKIEPGVALPSLWSRFNEAKGYRCEAVTDVQHRGNQSVVVERISEAADPFASVVNVIPAKYEGKEIEFKAWLKYQDVQYGMGLLIRIDDANAQTIEFRSMANQKITGTKDWAQYSIKAKIPAGAQTIYVATILSGRGKMWIDDAEVLIDGKDIGQAKINPGYNPNPPKYGSNILDGHKVYLKDAEIYYETYGSGEPLLLLHGNSQSIRAFSYQIGELSKKYKVIAVDSRGQGKSTDATTGPLTYDKFADDMKQLMDTLRIKKANILGWSDGGNTGLIMAVKYPEHVNKLAIMGANLFPGTEAVSDTTLKQVKEGLAHLQTLNDANSKMEVRLFNMLLSEPHLTFDEIKTIKAPTLVMAGEHDVILDSHTRAIAAAIPNAKLVIFTGASHYAPVEEPLWFNRTVLQFLDR comes from the coding sequence ATGCTTAAATTGCTTACCACAGCTTTCGCCATGTTTATCTTCAGCCAGCTTTTCGCACAAAATACAGGGGGGCATACTTCGGTTGATAACGGCTATAACCTCGACTTTGAGAAGATAGAACCCGGCGTGGCGTTGCCATCATTATGGTCGCGGTTTAACGAGGCTAAGGGTTATCGTTGCGAGGCCGTTACCGATGTGCAGCACCGAGGCAACCAGTCGGTGGTGGTAGAGCGCATAAGCGAGGCGGCCGATCCCTTCGCCAGCGTAGTGAATGTGATCCCGGCCAAATACGAGGGTAAAGAAATAGAGTTTAAGGCCTGGCTGAAATACCAGGATGTGCAATATGGCATGGGCCTGCTGATCCGTATTGACGATGCCAACGCGCAAACCATCGAGTTCAGGAGCATGGCTAATCAAAAAATAACCGGTACTAAAGATTGGGCGCAATACAGCATCAAAGCCAAAATTCCAGCCGGCGCGCAAACCATTTATGTGGCCACTATCCTATCGGGCAGGGGCAAAATGTGGATTGATGATGCTGAAGTACTAATTGACGGTAAAGATATCGGCCAGGCGAAAATTAATCCCGGTTATAATCCCAATCCACCCAAATATGGCAGTAATATACTGGATGGGCACAAGGTGTATCTAAAGGATGCCGAGATCTATTACGAAACCTACGGCAGCGGCGAACCGCTGTTACTGCTGCACGGTAACAGCCAAAGTATCCGGGCGTTCAGTTACCAGATAGGCGAACTATCTAAAAAATATAAGGTAATTGCCGTTGATAGCCGCGGACAGGGCAAAAGCACCGATGCTACCACCGGGCCACTTACTTACGATAAGTTTGCTGATGACATGAAGCAGCTGATGGATACCCTCCGTATTAAAAAAGCCAACATTTTGGGCTGGAGCGATGGTGGCAATACCGGCCTGATTATGGCTGTTAAATATCCTGAACATGTAAACAAGCTGGCCATTATGGGCGCCAACCTGTTCCCCGGCACCGAAGCGGTTTCGGATACAACGCTGAAACAGGTAAAGGAGGGCCTTGCCCACCTGCAAACTTTAAATGATGCTAATTCAAAAATGGAGGTACGCTTGTTCAATATGCTGCTCAGCGAACCCCATTTAACCTTCGACGAGATCAAAACCATCAAGGCCCCTACCCTGGTAATGGCCGGCGAGCATGATGTGATATTAGACAGCCATACGCGGGCTATTGCCGCGGCTATACCTAACGCTAAGCTGGTGATATTTACCGGGGCGTCGCATTATGCGCCGGTAGAGGAGCCGCTATGGTTTAACCGGACGGTGCTGCAATTTCTGGACCGCTGA
- a CDS encoding DNA polymerase III subunit, which yields MQFKEIVGQAAVKQRLIASVNENRVSHAQLFLGPEGSGNLPLAIAYAQYVSCEDRQPGDSCGECASCRKYQKLAHPDLHFSYPFFAKHKDDNALTFIEQWREALLANPYISLDVWRGYLDAENKQANINIAECHQIIKKLSLKPFESAYKVLILWLPEYLDKEGNALLKIIEEPQPNTLFLLVAQNQDQILNTILSRTQLVKIPALEYNDIKEYLTDHGQTQHAAEEIAYLSNGNMTEALSMVNQEGNNYHQLFIKWLRMCFGNKGSEVISFTDQLAKLGRENQKNFLRYGISFVRECCLLLAGAGNLVHLPAAELDTAQKMIGVMNMAQAEAISAELEKAHYHVERNANPKILFLDVSLQIVKILYFKTFPQGAQYIPI from the coding sequence ATGCAGTTTAAAGAAATAGTTGGACAGGCGGCTGTAAAGCAAAGGCTCATCGCATCGGTTAACGAGAACCGGGTGAGCCACGCGCAATTATTCCTGGGGCCCGAAGGTTCGGGTAACCTGCCGCTGGCTATTGCTTATGCGCAATATGTATCGTGCGAGGATAGGCAACCCGGTGATTCCTGTGGCGAGTGCGCTTCGTGCCGTAAATACCAAAAGCTGGCCCACCCCGATCTGCATTTCTCGTACCCGTTCTTTGCCAAGCATAAGGACGATAACGCGCTTACCTTTATAGAGCAGTGGCGCGAAGCTTTGTTAGCTAACCCTTATATCAGCCTTGATGTATGGCGCGGGTACCTGGATGCCGAGAACAAGCAGGCCAATATCAACATAGCCGAGTGCCACCAGATCATCAAAAAACTAAGCCTTAAACCGTTCGAGTCGGCTTATAAGGTGCTGATCCTTTGGCTGCCCGAATACCTGGATAAAGAGGGGAACGCCCTGCTAAAGATCATCGAGGAGCCACAGCCCAACACGCTGTTCTTACTGGTGGCCCAAAACCAGGATCAGATATTGAATACCATCCTCTCGCGCACGCAACTGGTAAAGATACCGGCGCTGGAGTATAACGATATTAAAGAATACCTCACCGATCACGGCCAAACCCAGCACGCCGCCGAGGAGATAGCCTACCTGAGCAACGGCAACATGACCGAAGCCCTGAGCATGGTGAACCAGGAGGGCAATAACTATCACCAGCTATTTATTAAATGGCTGCGCATGTGCTTTGGCAACAAGGGCAGCGAAGTGATAAGCTTTACCGATCAGCTGGCTAAACTGGGCCGCGAGAACCAAAAGAATTTTTTACGCTATGGCATCAGCTTTGTGCGCGAGTGCTGCCTGTTGCTGGCCGGTGCCGGTAACCTGGTACACCTGCCTGCTGCCGAACTGGATACCGCCCAAAAAATGATAGGGGTGATGAACATGGCACAGGCCGAAGCCATTAGTGCCGAACTTGAAAAAGCGCATTATCATGTGGAGCGAAATGCTAATCCCAAGATATTGTTTTTAGATGTATCTTTACAAATTGTTAAGATACTATATTTTAAAACGTTCCCGCAAGGGGCTCAATATATACCAATATAA
- a CDS encoding glucosaminidase domain-containing protein produces the protein MFGLMTANIYKQNPAIYLLAASFACLLLGSCSSHKKLVNNTVSNREAQRNNQQLQKERRTAIASYPTYTVQQYIDRFKAIAILEMNKNGIPASITLAQGLFESGNGNGELARVANNHFGIKCTSDWKGRSYYKDDDQVNDCFRVYDNADDSFRDHSEFLKRKRYAKLFELDKNDYTGWANGLKDAGYATNPKYPQLLIGVIQKYSLDQYDRPEGTVQKIKREDRVLTQINQNIGKAVKDSLVQAAPIDKTYTIKQGDTLYNISKRFGLTVDELKALNNMADNNIKIGQKLVIAK, from the coding sequence ATGTTTGGCTTAATGACGGCCAACATCTACAAACAAAACCCGGCAATATACCTGTTAGCGGCGTCCTTTGCCTGCCTGTTGCTGGGTTCCTGCTCATCGCACAAAAAACTGGTAAACAACACCGTAAGCAATCGCGAAGCACAGCGCAATAACCAACAATTACAAAAGGAGCGCCGCACCGCTATTGCCAGCTATCCTACCTACACGGTACAGCAATATATCGACAGGTTTAAGGCTATCGCCATATTGGAGATGAACAAGAATGGCATCCCGGCAAGTATTACGCTGGCTCAGGGCTTGTTCGAATCGGGCAACGGCAACGGCGAACTGGCCCGCGTAGCCAACAACCACTTCGGCATAAAATGCACCAGCGACTGGAAAGGCCGCAGCTATTATAAGGACGATGACCAGGTGAACGACTGCTTCCGGGTTTACGATAATGCCGATGATTCTTTCCGCGACCATTCAGAGTTTTTAAAGCGCAAGCGCTACGCCAAACTGTTTGAACTGGACAAGAACGATTACACAGGCTGGGCTAACGGCCTAAAGGACGCCGGCTACGCCACCAACCCAAAATATCCCCAACTGCTGATCGGGGTGATCCAAAAGTACAGCCTCGACCAGTATGACCGCCCTGAGGGCACCGTACAAAAGATCAAGCGCGAAGACCGGGTGCTCACGCAGATCAACCAAAACATAGGCAAGGCCGTAAAGGATTCACTGGTGCAGGCCGCCCCCATCGATAAAACTTACACCATAAAACAGGGCGATACACTATACAACATCTCCAAACGTTTTGGTTTAACGGTTGACGAGTTGAAGGCGCTGAACAATATGGCCGATAATAATATTAAGATCGGGCAGAAGCTGGTGATAGCGAAGTGA